The Methanobrevibacter boviskoreani JH1 genome contains a region encoding:
- a CDS encoding respiratory chain complex I subunit 1 family protein, with product MYNLMADILINVMIAFLAGSLLLGLHRKVMARVQLRPGPPLIQYLLHSLKFFFKESSWPKTISKPFYIAIVTILCAIWVTGVIVGPVTYGSLMVMFGIYAVHKIVEHNSGSSSGSPYGKLSCVRAVFSASSELLLFAAIVLVYLETHTMNIGQIISYQSAHGPLIFSIPLAALMFFMIIITKAPYSPFGITTGKDIISGFETEHFGFLRGFIMFSESMLWYVLLWLFLTIFFGPLTIVGYAIGMIIISVITGFISATTPMLNPNHSVMSQFTIAVICVFGTLIPMVI from the coding sequence ATGTATAATTTAATGGCAGATATTCTAATAAATGTAATGATAGCTTTTCTTGCTGGGAGCTTACTTTTAGGTTTACATAGGAAAGTTATGGCTCGTGTTCAGTTAAGGCCAGGACCTCCTTTGATTCAGTATTTATTACATTCTTTAAAATTTTTCTTTAAAGAATCTTCATGGCCTAAAACAATTTCAAAACCATTTTACATAGCAATTGTAACTATATTATGTGCTATATGGGTTACTGGTGTAATTGTTGGTCCTGTAACCTATGGATCCTTAATGGTAATGTTTGGTATCTATGCGGTTCATAAGATTGTAGAACATAACTCAGGTTCCTCATCAGGTTCTCCCTATGGAAAACTTAGTTGTGTAAGGGCGGTTTTCTCTGCTTCATCCGAGCTTTTATTGTTTGCAGCTATTGTACTTGTTTATTTGGAAACTCATACAATGAATATTGGACAAATAATATCTTATCAATCTGCACATGGACCACTAATATTTTCAATTCCACTTGCGGCATTGATGTTCTTTATGATTATTATTACAAAGGCTCCATATTCTCCATTTGGAATCACTACAGGTAAGGATATTATTTCCGGATTTGAAACGGAACATTTCGGATTCCTAAGAGGATTCATAATGTTTTCCGAATCTATGTTATGGTATGTTCTATTATGGTTGTTCCTTACAATATTCTTTGGACCTTTAACAATAGTGGGTTATGCAATTGGAATGATAATAATATCTGTAATTACAGGTTTTATAAGTGCCACAACACCTATGTTAAATCCAAACCATTCAGTCATGTCACAGTTTACAATTGCGGTTATATGTGTATTTGGAACATTGATTCCAATGGTAATTTAA
- a CDS encoding DUF2104 domain-containing protein: MIEQLHVLIYLIVFIVGAILGLLYSYQKHLEPYIIKETNIPILVMAILGWFLFVNYSLLNFIPSFIVISIGLFLIGFVIDMRPGYGRRETVIGIIVAVVIWFFTQCLFNII, translated from the coding sequence ATGATAGAACAATTACATGTTTTAATATATCTAATAGTTTTTATAGTTGGGGCTATTCTTGGTCTTCTATACAGCTATCAAAAACATTTAGAACCATATATTATTAAAGAAACCAATATACCAATATTAGTTATGGCTATTCTTGGTTGGTTTTTATTTGTTAACTACAGTCTCCTTAACTTTATTCCAAGCTTTATTGTTATAAGTATTGGTCTATTCTTAATAGGTTTTGTAATAGATATGAGACCAGGTTATGGTAGAAGAGAAACTGTAATTGGTATTATAGTTGCAGTGGTAATTTGGTTTTTTACACAATGTTTATTTAATATAATTTAA
- a CDS encoding DUF1959 domain-containing protein produces the protein MDDEEKMKLYKLRILRSFKWHDDLIVPLSKELGISVEEFEDILMKNLDMSSLEALHSTYESAIPEEIMMRLHIDLRFIWYVDVLQLLSQEEARDIKFKLTEEILHGKDYSDAVDEGRRILVEKLR, from the coding sequence ATGGATGATGAAGAGAAAATGAAACTTTATAAATTAAGAATTCTTAGAAGTTTCAAATGGCATGATGATTTAATTGTTCCTTTATCTAAAGAACTGGGAATATCTGTTGAAGAGTTTGAGGATATTCTTATGAAAAATTTAGACATGTCCTCATTGGAGGCACTTCACTCAACATATGAATCAGCAATTCCGGAAGAAATTATGATGAGATTACATATTGATTTAAGATTTATATGGTATGTGGATGTACTTCAATTGCTTTCACAGGAGGAAGCAAGGGATATTAAATTTAAATTGACAGAGGAAATCCTTCATGGTAAAGATTACAGTGATGCGGTAGATGAAGGAAGAAGGATATTGGTTGAAAAATTAAGATAA
- a CDS encoding NADH-quinone oxidoreductase subunit B family protein: MLDRLKDIVRKTSINVCIVNCGGCNGCDVELVACLSPRYDLEQYGIYLQNNPRDADIILLTGPVTEQWEDKLRRIYAKTPEPKLVLAVGNCPQTGSVFAQEGGRVSAPASNFIPIDGAVSGCPPSPPEIINAILNVAPDAMVAKSHENKKIKDDEDEV; the protein is encoded by the coding sequence ATGTTAGATCGTCTTAAGGATATTGTACGAAAAACCTCAATTAACGTTTGTATTGTTAATTGTGGTGGATGTAATGGATGTGATGTAGAACTCGTTGCATGTTTATCTCCTAGATATGATCTTGAACAATACGGTATTTATTTACAAAACAACCCTCGTGATGCAGATATAATACTTTTAACAGGACCTGTCACTGAACAGTGGGAGGATAAGTTAAGAAGAATATATGCTAAGACTCCAGAGCCAAAACTTGTTTTAGCTGTTGGAAACTGTCCTCAAACGGGAAGTGTTTTTGCTCAAGAAGGTGGTAGGGTTAGTGCTCCAGCATCTAATTTTATCCCTATAGATGGGGCTGTATCTGGCTGTCCTCCAAGTCCTCCTGAAATTATTAATGCAATTTTAAATGTTGCGCCTGATGCTATGGTTGCAAAAAGTCATGAGAACAAGAAGATTAAAGATGATGAGGATGAGGTGTAA
- a CDS encoding hydrogenase large subunit codes for MIVPIGPVHPGLKEPLRLKLETQGERVVKAEIDYGYVHRGIEKIMEGKTWQKCIYLAERICGICSYEHTQSFAEVLEHMAGVYAPPRAQFLRVITNELDRIQSHYLANSTFFKCLDHELLFMKVLELREYAMDSIELLTGNRVNMGWNVLGGVRMDANEEHFNAILENLKVIEENHDRIVELFSEGSVLALRTKGVGEMTREEALKGRAVGPIGRASGLKHDCREFHPTYRDHLDFSPIWRKEGDNYARAMNRFDEIPQSIDLIKQAIDNMPKGDIRVPVEVNTGYSEWVNEAPRGEVKYMCETNGNLIKHISIRTPSITNIDSCAKYMLTNVPTVADAVATYASCDPCIACAERVQVLNRDTNEKIVKDMF; via the coding sequence ATGATAGTACCTATAGGTCCGGTCCATCCAGGTTTAAAGGAACCTTTAAGATTAAAGCTTGAAACTCAGGGTGAAAGAGTAGTCAAAGCTGAAATAGATTATGGTTATGTCCACCGTGGAATAGAGAAGATTATGGAAGGTAAAACCTGGCAAAAATGTATTTATCTTGCAGAAAGAATATGTGGTATTTGTTCCTATGAACATACCCAATCATTTGCAGAGGTTTTAGAGCATATGGCGGGAGTTTACGCACCTCCAAGAGCCCAATTTTTAAGAGTCATCACTAACGAATTGGATAGAATTCAATCTCATTATCTGGCGAATTCCACATTTTTCAAATGTTTGGACCATGAGTTATTGTTCATGAAAGTATTGGAACTTAGGGAATATGCTATGGATTCTATTGAATTGTTAACAGGTAACAGGGTTAATATGGGTTGGAATGTTCTTGGTGGAGTAAGAATGGATGCCAATGAAGAACATTTCAATGCCATACTTGAAAATCTTAAGGTCATTGAGGAAAACCATGATAGGATAGTGGAATTATTCTCTGAAGGTTCTGTTTTAGCTTTAAGGACTAAGGGTGTAGGAGAAATGACCAGAGAAGAGGCATTAAAAGGTCGTGCAGTAGGCCCTATTGGTAGGGCATCAGGTCTTAAACATGATTGCAGGGAATTCCATCCTACCTATAGAGACCATTTGGATTTCTCTCCTATTTGGAGAAAAGAAGGAGATAATTATGCCCGTGCTATGAATAGATTTGATGAGATACCTCAATCAATTGATTTAATCAAACAGGCTATTGATAACATGCCTAAAGGTGATATTAGAGTACCTGTTGAAGTTAATACAGGTTACAGTGAATGGGTAAATGAGGCTCCTCGTGGTGAAGTAAAGTATATGTGTGAGACAAACGGCAATTTAATAAAACATATTTCAATACGTACTCCAAGTATTACAAATATAGATTCATGTGCTAAATATATGCTAACTAATGTTCCAACTGTTGCAGATGCAGTGGCTACATATGCATCATGTGATCCTTGTATTGCATGTGCTGAACGTGTTCAAGTTTTAAATAGAGACACTAATGAAAAAATCGTAAAAGATATGTTTTAA
- a CDS encoding 4Fe-4S binding protein: MSSLIWYVYEFARKTWINRFTDAKSHKESVEKPSRFRDFPVVIKENCIGCGSCIASCPSPTAIKLVRDETTEEAEGLVYPVINEGGCIRCGFCAEVCPSNPKTLECGENHLIKEDFNIIPSKRRYIVDDYLCIKCNSCIKACPVDAVSVVDGHVKVNQLKCIACGECVKACKVKGAMKGIFIDNLQDQRKLIKLVVDSLEKYIEAQQEDLEKLAPESLLQLKFPISNIWDEALKIIPDTEIAHEIIENAVDRLKIRVITWNSEKCKKCQMCVKECPIGAISFDKERDTIVRDHDKCCRCSICFQTCPFAVIKLFLAKFVLDSDDDGNEYAFITVTPSQLDHDFIKGEHNAS; encoded by the coding sequence ATGAGTTCTTTAATTTGGTATGTATATGAATTTGCAAGAAAAACCTGGATCAATCGTTTTACTGATGCAAAATCTCATAAAGAATCAGTTGAAAAACCTTCTAGATTTAGAGATTTTCCAGTTGTTATTAAGGAAAATTGTATTGGATGCGGTTCTTGTATTGCAAGTTGTCCATCTCCAACAGCAATTAAGCTTGTAAGGGATGAGACAACTGAAGAAGCAGAAGGTTTAGTCTATCCTGTAATTAATGAGGGTGGCTGTATTAGATGTGGTTTCTGTGCTGAGGTTTGCCCGTCTAATCCAAAAACTTTAGAATGTGGAGAAAATCATTTAATTAAAGAAGATTTCAATATCATTCCATCTAAACGCAGATATATTGTTGATGATTATTTATGTATTAAATGTAATTCATGTATTAAAGCATGTCCCGTAGATGCGGTTTCAGTTGTTGACGGACATGTAAAAGTAAATCAATTAAAATGTATTGCATGTGGAGAATGTGTTAAGGCTTGTAAAGTTAAAGGTGCAATGAAAGGAATATTTATTGATAACCTACAAGATCAAAGAAAATTGATTAAACTGGTTGTTGACAGTCTTGAAAAATATATTGAGGCTCAACAGGAAGATTTAGAAAAACTGGCTCCAGAATCATTATTGCAATTAAAATTCCCAATATCAAATATCTGGGATGAGGCATTAAAGATTATTCCAGATACTGAAATTGCGCATGAAATAATTGAAAATGCAGTTGACAGATTAAAGATTAGGGTTATTACATGGAACAGTGAAAAATGTAAGAAATGCCAAATGTGTGTTAAGGAATGTCCAATTGGTGCAATTAGTTTTGATAAAGAGAGAGATACTATTGTAAGAGACCATGATAAGTGTTGTAGATGTAGTATTTGTTTCCAAACTTGTCCATTTGCAGTGATTAAATTATTCCTTGCTAAATTTGTACTTGACTCTGATGATGATGGGAATGAATATGCCTTTATCACTGTTACTCCTTCACAATTAGATCATGACTTTATAAAAGGTGAGCACAATGCAAGCTAG
- a CDS encoding 4Fe-4S binding protein — MQAREDYERFGKPIREVEVQWDIDDNKCAHCVEKPCLKSCPVEAIYLDPNGNIRLHDSCFGCVLCRNACPYVAITMTTKIAEPIKENVPNINKALCRACGACVANCKTGAIHLRSEGSETFSEIDEDKCMRCGYCYRVCPTDAIKYGEILPRTVKGGKAIVVNHKKCIGCLTCVRVCPSKGSIIISKTLKLPYINPGYCARCEECMHACPSTAIKFSSRKRAYAQYSKIRTSDTISEIVDKDVSVLSHNISRIDRILSDLSLQFSKHLDEVTAENVKPDDIIESENLFELKFNASEVITKKFEDITGSNFKITEMNNLIDSFPPKRRIFIDEFRCIGCGECMNVCPVDDALWLDTPAPVHVTDSCVFCGKCVEACRFDVITIYEESFESKGDTIYYLSTEIQKPREGKLTLSNIRCLSCGVCVNNCPTDALEMVNDKVEYIEDNCIYCRECECLCPVNAIDIDIIKDCQNPGGEDTDSNNSEMLDSDNVDAQATDSDDGEDSISNKTGSDIVDSDDNNQLTDS, encoded by the coding sequence ATGCAAGCTAGAGAAGATTATGAACGTTTCGGAAAACCAATACGTGAAGTTGAAGTTCAATGGGATATTGATGATAATAAATGTGCTCATTGTGTTGAAAAACCATGTTTAAAATCATGTCCAGTTGAGGCTATTTACTTGGATCCTAATGGTAATATTAGGTTACATGATTCATGTTTCGGCTGTGTATTATGTAGAAATGCATGTCCCTATGTTGCCATTACAATGACTACAAAGATTGCAGAACCAATTAAGGAAAATGTTCCAAATATTAACAAGGCATTATGTAGAGCATGTGGGGCATGTGTAGCTAATTGTAAAACAGGGGCTATTCACCTACGTTCAGAGGGTTCCGAAACTTTCAGTGAGATCGATGAAGACAAATGTATGAGATGCGGATATTGCTATAGGGTATGTCCTACAGATGCAATTAAATATGGTGAGATATTGCCAAGAACTGTTAAAGGTGGAAAGGCAATTGTTGTAAACCATAAGAAATGTATTGGCTGTTTAACCTGTGTAAGGGTATGTCCGTCTAAGGGTTCCATTATTATTAGTAAAACATTAAAGCTACCATACATTAATCCAGGATACTGTGCAAGATGTGAAGAGTGTATGCATGCATGTCCTTCCACGGCAATTAAATTCTCCTCACGTAAAAGAGCATATGCCCAATATAGTAAGATTAGAACCTCCGATACCATATCAGAAATTGTGGATAAAGATGTTTCAGTGTTGTCTCATAACATTTCAAGAATTGACAGGATCTTATCTGATTTATCACTTCAATTTTCAAAACATTTGGATGAGGTAACTGCAGAGAATGTAAAACCCGATGATATCATTGAATCCGAGAATTTATTTGAACTTAAATTTAACGCATCAGAGGTAATCACTAAAAAATTTGAGGATATCACTGGTTCAAACTTTAAAATAACAGAAATGAATAATTTGATTGATTCATTCCCACCGAAAAGAAGAATATTTATAGATGAGTTCAGATGTATTGGCTGTGGAGAATGTATGAATGTATGTCCTGTAGATGATGCATTATGGTTAGATACTCCTGCACCGGTACATGTTACAGATTCATGTGTCTTTTGTGGTAAGTGTGTTGAAGCTTGCAGGTTTGATGTCATTACGATTTACGAGGAATCATTTGAATCCAAAGGCGATACAATCTATTACTTGTCCACAGAGATTCAAAAGCCTAGGGAAGGTAAACTAACATTATCCAATATTAGATGTTTATCTTGCGGTGTATGTGTGAATAACTGTCCTACAGATGCACTTGAGATGGTAAATGATAAGGTTGAATATATCGAGGATAACTGTATTTATTGTAGGGAATGTGAATGTCTATGTCCTGTAAATGCAATTGACATTGACATTATTAAGGATTGTCAGAACCCTGGCGGTGAAGATACTGATTCAAATAATTCAGAAATGTTGGATTCTGATAATGTTGATGCTCAAGCTACAGATTCAGATGATGGTGAAGATTCTATAAGCAATAAAACAGGCTCTGATATTGTAGATTCTGATGATAATAATCAACTTACAGATTCTTAA
- a CDS encoding HAD hydrolase family protein: MSKKVYVTDCEGPLTINDNAYEACSHFIQDGSKLYKILSSYDDYLVEVEKREGYHVGGTLAYITPFFKAEDITNQDLIDYAKETLKTVNGVENSFFIAEEFIDSYIVSTSYGQYIRALCDKMDFPYENTYHTEVDLDSMPITDEEKVKVEEFRCKILECNLMQDYRNNLDSEELEREGDLLDDIFFNQFKNMSFAEDMFNINPVGGIEKEKALKDIIEKNDIDPKNVIYAGDSITDLEPLQYVKSHGGLAVAFNGNEYAINAAEVAIISEDAIPFTVILDLFYRIGKYYTMGFIDQYEFLPEGMYEGFRISHRFLDYFKEHFDGKKYPLIAKITDKNRDELADKSIEMRAKLRGKDIASIM; encoded by the coding sequence TTGAGTAAGAAAGTTTATGTAACAGATTGTGAAGGTCCATTAACTATTAATGATAATGCTTATGAGGCATGTTCCCATTTTATTCAGGATGGCAGTAAACTTTATAAGATTTTAAGTAGTTATGACGATTACTTAGTTGAAGTAGAAAAGAGGGAAGGTTATCATGTTGGTGGAACCTTGGCATATATCACTCCATTCTTTAAAGCTGAGGATATTACTAATCAGGATTTAATTGATTATGCAAAGGAAACCTTAAAAACTGTTAATGGTGTTGAGAATTCATTTTTCATTGCAGAAGAATTCATTGACTCCTATATTGTAAGTACAAGCTATGGTCAATACATTAGAGCATTATGTGATAAAATGGATTTTCCATATGAGAATACTTATCATACCGAGGTTGATTTGGATTCAATGCCTATTACAGATGAGGAAAAGGTTAAAGTTGAGGAATTCAGATGTAAAATCCTTGAATGTAATCTCATGCAAGATTATAGAAATAATCTAGATTCAGAAGAGCTTGAAAGGGAAGGAGATTTACTTGATGATATCTTCTTTAATCAATTTAAGAACATGAGTTTTGCAGAGGACATGTTTAACATTAATCCCGTTGGGGGTATTGAGAAAGAAAAGGCCCTAAAAGATATTATTGAAAAAAATGATATCGATCCTAAAAATGTGATTTATGCAGGAGATAGTATTACAGATTTGGAACCTCTTCAATATGTAAAATCACATGGGGGTTTGGCAGTTGCATTTAATGGAAATGAATATGCAATAAATGCAGCTGAAGTTGCAATTATATCCGAGGATGCAATTCCATTTACAGTAATTCTTGATTTATTCTATAGAATAGGTAAATATTATACAATGGGATTTATAGATCAATACGAATTTTTACCTGAAGGTATGTATGAGGGTTTCAGAATTAGCCACCGTTTCTTAGATTACTTTAAGGAACATTTCGATGGTAAAAAATATCCCCTTATTGCTAAGATTACCGATAAAAATAGAGACGAACTAGCTGATAAAAGTATTGAAATGAGGGCTAAGTTACGTGGTAAGGATATTGCATCAATTATGTAA
- a CDS encoding formylmethanofuran--tetrahydromethanopterin N-formyltransferase, giving the protein MTDYSLVEDTFFESFRGKYIRALITAEDEQTAKEAAYDSTATPSSVIGRIEGGVEGPVSANFTPDGRPGYMAQYWFGLDDLKKYELELSYRIRQDILVKPFTSMFSATENPDGYIGMMEQVGHCGDGYEWEENIYGRDMIHVPIAVPDFLIDKEMGYGNGIMGANFWYMCSTKEAVLEAGRNIVDAILNVPGACAPFGVCSAASKPETNFPQIGPSTNHPFCPSLKERLGDESKVPDGVNYIPEIVIDAVNEESMRKAVKAAIDSILDIDGIVKISAGNFGGKLGEDTFYLHDILGI; this is encoded by the coding sequence ATGACAGATTATAGTTTAGTTGAAGATACATTCTTTGAAAGTTTCAGAGGAAAATATATACGAGCATTAATTACTGCTGAAGATGAACAAACCGCAAAAGAGGCAGCATATGATTCTACTGCAACACCAAGTTCAGTTATTGGAAGAATTGAAGGTGGAGTTGAAGGACCTGTATCTGCCAATTTCACTCCTGACGGAAGACCGGGATATATGGCTCAATATTGGTTTGGTCTTGATGATTTGAAAAAATATGAGTTGGAACTATCCTATAGGATTAGACAGGATATTTTAGTAAAACCATTTACCTCAATGTTTTCAGCAACTGAAAACCCTGACGGTTACATTGGCATGATGGAACAGGTAGGTCATTGTGGTGACGGTTACGAATGGGAAGAAAATATCTATGGTAGGGATATGATTCATGTCCCTATTGCCGTTCCCGACTTTTTAATTGATAAGGAAATGGGATATGGTAATGGTATTATGGGTGCTAATTTCTGGTATATGTGTAGCACTAAAGAGGCAGTACTTGAGGCAGGAAGAAATATTGTTGATGCAATTCTAAATGTTCCCGGAGCATGTGCACCATTTGGTGTTTGTTCAGCTGCAAGTAAACCTGAAACTAATTTCCCACAGATCGGACCTTCCACAAATCATCCATTTTGTCCTTCACTTAAAGAAAGATTAGGTGATGAAAGTAAGGTACCTGATGGTGTAAACTATATTCCTGAAATTGTTATAGATGCTGTAAATGAGGAGTCTATGAGAAAAGCCGTAAAAGCGGCAATTGACAGTATTTTAGATATTGATGGAATTGTAAAAATCTCTGCAGGTAACTTTGGTGGAAAACTCGGAGAGGATACCTTTTATTTACATGATATTTTAGGTATTTAA
- a CDS encoding carbohydrate kinase family protein codes for MEIVDDIQYDVIGFGALNVDKLFTVDEIACHDEERSIISEEESPGGSAANTIIGLANLGLTTSYIGKIADDAEGELLEYNLAEHGVYLNNLIYSDTGVSGKVLGFVDQNGERALYVDTGVNETIELDEINPIELARGHIIHYTSMFGETFQTQKDLISRLPESMILSFDPGLIYAKLGVDELKVILDRTDILLINENEMFILYEDYYRKRDNIPEDENLSFRDLAIKIRDDGIDTVIVKRGTKGAYGINSNDDEVKVPAFLVDAKDTTAAGDSFNAGFLYSYVKGFDLEKSVTVGNWVASKAVQEMGISGLPMIDDLEDFLEEYDKENDED; via the coding sequence ATGGAAATTGTTGATGATATCCAATATGATGTTATTGGATTTGGTGCATTGAATGTGGATAAACTATTTACGGTTGATGAGATTGCATGTCATGATGAAGAAAGATCTATCATATCCGAGGAGGAAAGTCCAGGTGGTTCTGCAGCCAACACAATAATTGGTCTTGCAAATTTAGGTCTTACAACCTCATATATAGGTAAAATTGCAGATGATGCAGAAGGGGAATTACTTGAATACAATCTAGCAGAACATGGAGTATACTTAAATAATCTAATCTATTCAGATACCGGTGTGTCAGGTAAGGTTTTAGGTTTTGTAGATCAGAATGGTGAAAGGGCATTATATGTCGACACCGGCGTTAATGAAACAATTGAACTAGATGAGATTAACCCTATCGAACTTGCACGTGGTCATATTATACATTACACTTCAATGTTTGGTGAGACTTTCCAAACTCAAAAGGATTTAATCTCAAGACTTCCAGAATCCATGATTTTGAGTTTTGATCCAGGTTTGATATATGCGAAACTTGGTGTGGATGAACTTAAAGTAATTTTAGATAGAACTGACATCTTGCTTATAAATGAAAACGAGATGTTTATTCTATATGAGGATTATTATAGAAAAAGGGATAATATTCCTGAAGATGAGAACTTAAGTTTTAGGGACTTGGCTATTAAAATCAGAGATGACGGAATAGATACCGTAATTGTAAAACGGGGAACTAAAGGGGCATATGGTATAAATTCCAATGATGATGAGGTAAAGGTTCCAGCATTTTTAGTAGATGCAAAGGATACGACCGCTGCAGGTGACTCATTTAATGCAGGATTTTTATATAGTTATGTGAAAGGTTTCGATTTAGAAAAATCTGTCACTGTTGGAAATTGGGTTGCATCTAAAGCCGTTCAGGAAATGGGTATCTCTGGTCTTCCAATGATTGATGATTTGGAAGATTTCTTGGAAGAATATGACAAAGAAAATGATGAGGATTAA